GGTTAACATTGAACAGCAGAGCCCTGATATTGCCCAGGGTGTCCATGGACACTTTACCAAGCGCCCTGAGGAGATTGGTGCTGGTGACCAGGGCCATATGTTTGGTTATGCCACTGATGAAACTCCTGAGTTGATGCCACTTAGCCATGTCCTTGCCACCAAGCTTGGTGCCCGTCTCACTGAGGTCAGGAAGGACGGCACCTGCCCCTGGTTGAGACCCGACGGCAAGACCCAAGTGACAGTTGAGTACTACAATGAGGATGGAGCCATGGTTCCTGTCCGCGTTCACACTGTCCTCATCTCCACCCAGCACGACGAAACTGTCACAAACGATGAGATTGCTGCTGACCTTAAGGAACATGTCATCAAGCCAGTCATCCCCGAGAAGTACCTTGACGAGAAGACCATCTTCCACTTGAACCCTTCAGGCCGCTTTGTCATTGGTGGTCCACACGGTGATGCTGGTCTTACTGGCCGTAAGATCATCATCGATACCTATGGTGGTTGGGGAGCTCATGGTGGTGGTGCTTTCTCCGGAAAGGACCCTACCAAGGTGGACAGAAGTGGAGCCTACATTGTCAGGCAGGCTGCCAAGAGTATTGTAGCCAGCGGGCTTGCTCGTAGGTGCATTGTGCAGGTCTCTTACGCCATTGGTGTCCCTGA
The genomic region above belongs to Humulus lupulus chromosome 1, drHumLupu1.1, whole genome shotgun sequence and contains:
- the LOC133790701 gene encoding S-adenosylmethionine synthase 2 → METFLFTSESVNEGHPDKLCDQISDAVLDACLAQDPDSKVACETCTKTNMVMVFGEITTKANVDYEKIVRDTCRAIGFVSDDVGLDADNCKVLVNIEQQSPDIAQGVHGHFTKRPEEIGAGDQGHMFGYATDETPELMPLSHVLATKLGARLTEVRKDGTCPWLRPDGKTQVTVEYYNEDGAMVPVRVHTVLISTQHDETVTNDEIAADLKEHVIKPVIPEKYLDEKTIFHLNPSGRFVIGGPHGDAGLTGRKIIIDTYGGWGAHGGGAFSGKDPTKVDRSGAYIVRQAAKSIVASGLARRCIVQVSYAIGVPEPLSVFVDTYKTGKIPDKEILEIVKENFDFRPGMITINLDLKRGGNGRFLKTAAYGHFGRDDADFTWEVVKPLKWEKPQS